In Cucurbita pepo subsp. pepo cultivar mu-cu-16 unplaced genomic scaffold, ASM280686v2 Cp4.1_scaffold001578, whole genome shotgun sequence, the sequence tttttttttttttttttttttttttttttttttgaatttcctAAACCTTATGTCCCTTTCATTCATGATGTTTGTCTCAAAACGACAACTTCAAGCTTTTGCGTTCCCATTTATTTACATCCAACCCCAACCCTAcctgttttttttattcttttctctaCCAAAGCACTCTTCACCTCCGTATAAATTACCCCAACCTCACACtttaaatccttttttttctcttcttcttcttccttcgtCCAATCCGAACCtcgattttctctctctagaaaatcttccccctttctctctcctctgtcTCTCTGCCACTGCGTTTTCCTCCATGAGAGCTTGCTTACGTACTCCGCCATGGGTAAGTACATCAGGAAATCCAAGTCCTCACTCGAAATCACCCTTATCGATGCCTCTCAGTCCTCCTCTTACATTGGCGTTCGAACTCGGGCCAAAACCCTAGCTCTACAGCGCCTTCAGAAGACTTCCAATTCTCCACCGTCGCCGTCTTCTCCTGCCACCTCTGGTTCCTATCTCCAGCTCCGAAGCCGTCGCCTTCACAAGCCGAAGAATATTGCTCTCGCGAATGAGTCGAAGAAGCAGAAATTGCCGCAGAGGAGTAGTAATGAACGTGGCCGGAGAGTTACCGCTGATTCCGGAGAAACCTCGAGGTTGGGGGTTTGTTCGGTCGCTGCTGGTTCTATTGAGTCTGTCTCGCATCGGCGTGGCGACGGCGAAATGAAGGATGTGACGGTCGAGGAAATCGTGGTTAAGCAGAGCGAGGTTCAGGAAAATGTGAATATTCATGACATTCAGGAAGAAGCTTCGTTTGGCGAGAatgttttggattttgaagGTGGAATGAGGTAggtctctctcttcttccttgcCTCccctctgttcttcttcttttttgttgaatCTCCATTTTCTCTGCACATTTCGATGCCTCTAAAACACAGATTCTGAAGCTTTTTGGAAATTTCGGAGGGTTAGGTTtaccatttttctcttcttcttgacACAACACAGTGTTATCATATCACATAGAAATTGATCAATCCGTTCATAGGAAACAGAGAGTAATTTCAAGCATAATCAATCTGTTAATTCGccatttgaatatttatcaCAAATCTCTCTTCTGACACAGTTCATATATTTGTGTGTATTTCTTGAAATTGCAATGAGCAAGAACATCTTTGGGGTTTAATTTCTTCTTGGTACTAATATCCTCGTAGGCACGAAAAACTGAAGATTCTATCAAAGCTCGAGAATGTCGAGAGGTccttttttctatattttatccTCCTCGGTAGTTTCTAGTAGTTTTGTCTTGTACATTTATTGAGAAGGGCATTACGCGCCTTACGCTGTGCAAATACCTTTGTAGAACTGTGCCTTCAGAATTGCTTTTCCTTTATTCTCCTGTTCGTTTGTTCATTGAACTCCATTGTTaccttttttgtattttttttggcCAATCCAGCTTGAGGATTCATTGAAACATGTGAAGATTCCTCTAAAAATCTCAACGTTTATCGTTTGATTGTTTATTGTTCAAATTGAAGGAACTGGGAACCTATTCATGGCTTGTTTACACATTTGGACTGGTCTGTCGTTTTTGTTTATAGTCCAATTCTAATGACTGTTCATGTTAATGGTTGCAGTAGGGAATCCACTCCTTGCAGTTTGATACAGAAGCCCGAGAGCATACGAACACCCAGTTCTTCTACGAAGGCGTCGAGTACCACCGATTATAGGATACGACTGCAAAATTCCTCTGCAACAGATGTACCGACCACTCGGGAAGTTGACGATTTCTTCAACTACGTCGAAGGAGAGCAGCAAAGAAAATTCATCGAGAAGTAAGTGATGCATTTCCCATGTTCAGCATTCTTTTCAAAGCCTTTCTAAGCTATAGTCCGCATTCACATCATGAGTATTACATTTCACGGTTAACTACAGGTATAACTTCGACCCGAACACAGGCAAACCACTTCCGGGACGTTACCAATGGGAGAAAATGGACGATTAGACGACATTCATTCAATATATTCAGGACCCATTTACCTCAATGTTCTCAGGTTAAGTTGTGCTTATAAATGGTAGATAGTCAGATCTTAGTTTATGTGACCCTTTTACTTGTAAAGAATTAGGGCTGTACTAATGGTCTGTAACATAACAAGAAGTTGAATTACACAGCAAATAGAACTAAAAGCCTTGTGTCTAATAGATTGGTGTAGCATTTAGGCTGTTGGGTAATTAATTAGGTGAATGTGTGGGGTACAGAAATTTActtagaattttcattttctttctttaattttcttccatttgtaCTGTATGTTCCTCCTTATACTTGTACTGATGAaagtggtaaaaaaaaaaaaaaaNNNNNNNNNNNNNNNNNNNN encodes:
- the LOC111786372 gene encoding cyclin-dependent kinase inhibitor 4-like isoform X1 — protein: MGKYIRKSKSSLEITLIDASQSSSYIGVRTRAKTLALQRLQKTSNSPPSPSSPATSGSYLQLRSRRLHKPKNIALANESKKQKLPQRSSNERGRRVTADSGETSRLGVCSVAAGSIESVSHRRGDGEMKDVTVEEIVVKQSEVQENVNIHDIQEEASFGENVLDFEGGMSRESTPCSLIQKPESIRTPSSSTKASSTTDYRIRLQNSSATDVPTTREVDDFFNYVEGEQQRKFIEKYNFDPNTGKPLPGRYQWEKMDD
- the LOC111786372 gene encoding cyclin-dependent kinase inhibitor 4-like isoform X2; protein product: MGKYIRKSKSSLEITLIDASQSSSYIGVRTRAKTLALQRLQKTSNSPPSPSSPATSGSYLQLRSRRLHKPKNIALANESKKQKLPQRSSNERGRRVTADSGETSRLGVCSVAAGSIESVSHRRGDGEMKDVTVEEIVVKQSEVQENVNIHDIQEEASFGENVLDFEGGMRESTPCSLIQKPESIRTPSSSTKASSTTDYRIRLQNSSATDVPTTREVDDFFNYVEGEQQRKFIEKYNFDPNTGKPLPGRYQWEKMDD